The sequence tcgttaGTGGGGAGCTTACCACGCAATGCCCTCCacactaaaaaagaaattttaaacgGGATTAACTTATGCCAGATGTTCTTACTacaattatttttctccttcCTGTGACGAATGTGTTCCCAGGCAGTAGCACAGGAGAACTGCCCTTTCTCAGAAGTTTTCCAGACTGCCTCGTCCAGCATGTGTTCCTGAAACTTAATGTCAGtattcaaaacgtttgaaacCAGTAATGGAGGAACCCATTGTCGAAACAATGTTTCGTTCCATCTTCCATTAATTAGAAAATGAGAAATAGTGGTGTTGTTTAGGCTCGTGAtatgattgcattgaagagCAAGAGGGCCGTTTCCTAACATATCATCCCACCAAAATGAGCTGCTGCCAGAGTTGATTCTCCATTGAATTTAGGATTCGGCAATGgctttatttttcatcataaaattCCAAACCAAAGATTGCCCCGTGTGTAGTTTTTTGCTACCGGATGAGCCCTTTGACAGTATTTTGCTCTCAAGAATCGACCCCATAATGTCTGCTTGCTTCTGAAAATCCACCACtgtttatgttgtaatgaaACACACGCATCTTCAAGAAGTCTTATACCAATACCTCCCTCATCCAAAGGAAGGCACATCGTATCCCAAGAGGCCCAATGatactttcttttttccttgtCCCAACCCCAAAAAAAATCTGCCATGGCTTTCTTGATATACCGGATAGTTGTTTTAGGAGGAGAGGTAGTTGACATTGTGTGGATAGGAATGGATTGTAGAACATGTTTGATCATAGTagccttcccaccaaaattAAGAATCCTTGATTGCCATCCCGTGATCCTTTTGGTGATCTTTGCGACTAAATATGAATAGTAAATGATTCTTTGACCACCAATTTAAAGGGCACCTCAGGTAGGTAATGGGACTGTTTTTCTGAGAGAAGCCTGTGATTTCTCTAATTACATTGATGACCTCTCTGGGAGCATTCGATTGGACCATGAAATGACTCTTGTCTTTGTTTATGAGTTGATCTGAGACAGACTCATATGTGGCAAGAGTTTTCATAATCATATGGAGAGTATCTCTAGTGGTGGAAGAAAAGATAATGATATGATCCGCAAAGCTGAGATGATTAATCTGTGGGCCTACTTTCCATTTGAAAGTTCTTGTAATGCTGTTGTTGATGAAGCATATTATGCATCCGAGACAGCACCTCTGCCCCTAAAATAAATAAGGACGGCGATAACGGATCACCTTTTTTGAGACCCCTTGTTGACTTGAAAAAACCATGGCTGTACCCATTAATAATAACAGAATACCAGTTGTTGCTCATTATTCTCCACACAAGGTCAATAAAATTCTCACCAAAACCCATTTTTCGCAAAACCAAACAAGTATACGACCATGACACTCTATTGTATGCCTTGGCCATATCGAGTTTGATTACCACATTGTCACCTTCATTGGGTTGTTTGATACGATGAGTGATCTCTTGAGCCAACATAATGTTTTCCGAGATACTTCTTCCCTTAACAAATCCCGACTGATTCTCAGAAATAAACTGAGGTAAAATACCTGCTAATCTGAAACAAAATATCTTGGAAAtaattttgttggagaaattacTCAAGCTGATGGGTCTGAACTCTGAAAATTTATTGGGATGATCAATTTTAGGAAGAAGAACAAGACAAgcatgtgaaaaatatttaggcaaaatattaccaaaaaagaAATGTTGCACAGCCTTTAGAACATCTTCCTTAATAATATCCCAACATGATTGATAAAATTTCCCTCCAAACCCATTCGGACCTGGAGCCGAGTTAGGATTCATGGAGAAAACAACCTTTTTTAATTCCTCCATATTAGGCATTTGTTGAAGAAGTTGGTTCTGCTCATCTGTAACCATCCGGGGAATACAGTTAAGAACCTCCTCACTGATTCTGTCTGATTTCCcagtgaaaatattttgaaagtacATACAAGATTCTTTGGCAATGTTCTCATCTCCCTGTATCCAAGTATCCTCATCTGTGCAAATTTTGTGGATAAACAACTTCCTTCTCCTTCCACTCATCATAGAATGAAAGTATTTGGAATTGGTATACCACTCTTTGAACGATTGGAGCTGAGTTTTTTGCTTGAGTATGGAAGTTTCCAACTTCATGTATTTGATGTATTGAGCATTAATAAGATGAAGACTGGCTCTGTTCTCCTCTGAATTATTTTGTATGACATTCTCCTCCGCCTTTTTAACCTGTTCTTCAAAATATATAACCATTGAAAAGATGTTGCCATATTCACTCTTAGACCATGTACTCAAGGTAGAAGccaatttcttcattttctgatGAAGTTTCCACATAGGATCACCACTTACTTCCTCTTGCCAAGAGCTTTGCACAATATCcttgaaattttcattttcagcaaaaacttaaaatattttactttttgggcTATTCTCCCCTCCATTTCCATTAATAAAGGGCAATGGTCCAAGCCAACAGCAGGAAGATGAGAGATAGTGGTTTGTGGCATACATTCCAACCATTTATAGTTGACCATGGCTCGATCCAATCTTTTCCACGCTCTTGCTCCACCGGATCTTTGATTACACCAAGTGTAATGTTGACCACTGTAGCCTATGTCCATAATACCACAAGCCTCAATGATATCAACAAATTCCAGACTTTTGTTCATATTATAGGGTATGCCACCATGTTTTTCATCAGTTCACGCAATGACATTAAAGTCTANTTCAGTCCAACAGtgcaaaaacttaaaatattttactttttgggcTATTCTCACCTCCATTTCCGTTAATAAAGGGCAATGGTCCGAGCCAACAGCAGGAAGATGAGAGATAGTAGTTTGTGGCATACATTCCAACCATTTATCGTTGACCATGGCTCGATCCAATCTTTTCCACACTCTTGCTTCACCGGATCTTTGATTACACCAAGTGTAATGTTGACCACTGTAGCCTATGTCCATAATACCACAAGCCTCAATGATATCAATAAATTCCAGacttttgttgatattatagGGTATGCCACCATGTTTTTCATCAGTTGACGTAATGACATTAAAGTCTCCAATCGTACACCACNATCGTACACCATGGGCTATCCATATTGGAGATATGATAAAGTCTTTCCCAAAGAGGTCTTCTTATGTGTTCCTTACACTTAGcataaataagagaaaaaataaatttctcatTGTGTTCAACATGTTTGGCCCAACaagtgatatgttgatcatgaatttcaaaaatatcaCATTCCATATCATTGGTCCAAAAAGCCAAAATTTGCCATTATTACTACAAAGAGCATTATCCATAGACAAAAGAAGCTTGTATTTGTTGATTTGAGAGTTATCTGCAATTCAGTCCAACAGtgcaaaaacttaaaatattttactttttgggcTATTCTCACCTCCATTTCCGTTAATAAAGGGCAATGGTCCGAGCCAACAGCAGGAAGATGAGAGATAGTAGTTTGTGGCATACATTCCAACCATTTATCGTTGACCATGGCTCGATCCAATCTTTTCCACACTCTTGCTTCACCGGATCTTTGATTACACCAAGTGTAATGTTGACCACTGTAGCCTATGTCCATAATAACACAAGCCTCAATGAAATCAATAAATTCTAGACTTTTGTTCATATTATAGGGTATGCCACCATGTTTTTCATCAGTTGACGTAATGACATTAAAGTCCCCAATCGTACACCATGGGCTATCCATATTGGAGATATGATAAAGTCTTTCCCAAAGAGGTCTTCTTAAGTGTTCCTTACACTTAGcataaataagagaaaaaataaatttctcatTGTGTTCAACATGTTTGGCCCAACaagtgatatgttgatcatgaATTTCCAAAATATCACATTCCATATCATTGGTCCAAAAAAGCCAAATTTTGCCATTATTATTACAAAGAGCATTATCCATAGACAAAAGAAGCTTGTATTTTTTGATTTGAGAGTTATCTGCAAAAGGTTCAAGAATAGAAATCATAGACAATTTATGcattttcttgagattttggAGTCTTTCCAAAGAGCCTTGGGTGTTGATGCTCCTAGCATTCCAACATATTGTACTgatcattaaaaacctttactTCGTGACCTGGTGTAGGGTCTGCTAGTATAAGCAGATGTGCTTGTTGTGACGGTGTTGATATATTGTCTGACTTCCTTTCTACCCCTTGGAGATAAACCTTGTTGAGTAGTGACTTCATGGATTTCAGACTCAAACTCACTTTGGAAAGTAGAACCAAAAGCGTTGATCAACTGTGCACTAGTTTCATCCTCTTCCTCTTCTCCCTCCTTTTCATTGAGAGATTGAGTGTCTTCGTCAAATACGTCGTCTGAATTTATAACCTCATAATCTGAGTTGTCATGGCACTGTTTTGgagatttattttctctttgaatCTGCTCTTTATCACACTGCAGACCTGCCTCTCTTTGAATTCTTCTTTTAATtgcttctcttttctttttgctaGGTCTGCCTTGTGAtctattgttttgtttttcgACAGGAGTTTTATCTCCCTGCTGCTGATGCTCAGAATTAACAGTATATTGTTGATTTCCAGCAGCATTTATACCCCCAGCTTCTCGATTTTCAGCTCTTTTCAAACCCTGATCAGCCTCATAATTTTGCCATTGACTGGAAATTTTCTGCTGCCCCTGATTGCTGGAATTTGGAGACTTATTTTCTGCGGCCCTAAGGTCTCTCCTATGGTCCGAGTGATCAAAAACTAGAGTTCctttccccccccccctttggATACCCCTTCCTGCAGATTAGTGGGCTTCTCCTGACACCCTCCATCCATACCTCCATCAACTTCAACAGCCAACCCAACATTCACAATATTATCAGCAACATTTACAGGGGATTTCTGGGGTGTGGGGAGAGATAAGTCAAAACCTGTTCTCTTGTTATTATTGGCTTGGGTGAGTTGTGTTTCATGTTGCTGCAGGTTTGTTCTTTGATATGTTGATGGTGAAACAatatttgtttcttcattttgttgtgTATCACTGTCTGCATCCCCGTTCCTTTCTGAATTGTCCATGTGCAGGTTTTGGACATttgttgtttgtgttgttgGTGATGATGCAGTAACTGGCTCTTGGATTTGTTGGATATTGCTGTCTGTAGCACCTTTCTTTCCTGATGTGTCCACCTGCAGCTCTTGAACAACCTGCTCCTGCACTTCTAAGTCACTCTAAACATTATGAGTAGTAATGGAAGGAGGTATACCTGCTGCCTGCTGGCTGTCATCAATGACTTTCTTGTGTTATGGTGAGCGTGCTCTCCATGCTATTTTGGGTTGAACTTGCTCCAAGttttttgattgttttcttttttgtgtCTGCCACTGCTCCTTTTTTTCTGAAACTTCTTGAACATAATTTCTTTCACCCTGATTTCTGGTCTcttgtttttttccttcttgGTGGTTTCCTTTTTGATATTGCGTAACATTTTCCTCTATTACATCTCAACCTTGATGCTGATCTCCTCttgatttatctattttttcagACTCCATTTCTTTCCTCTTGTTCACCTCTTCATCTCGTCTTTTTATAGTGCAATCATAATCCATATGCCCTTGATGTTTACAATACATACAATAGTCGGGGATACCTTCGTATTGAACCTTCAACCATCTCCCCTTGTTGGGGTCTGAATTTTTGAATCCCAACCATACATGTTCAGGCCTTTTCTTAGTGAGATCAACTTGAACTTTCACCCTAGTAGTGCTACCTCTAGTCTTTTGAGAAGTCGGATAATCTAGATATAAGACCTTCCCGACTGATTCCAAGATAGTAGTCAATAGAACTTTATTATAACAATGCCATGGTAAGCCTGGCACAGCAACCCAAATAGGAACAATAGGAGTCTCTTCCTCGGGGGTAAAATCAGGGGTCCAATCTTGAATTCTCATCAACTGCCCTTCAATAGTCATCCTCAATTTTGTCCACACAGTTTGATAATGGAATTCATTATCAAGATCAATATACACATGCCTAGAGTTAAAGTGAGTAATCTTCACCACTCCAGTAAGTTGAATTTAAAGGGTAAAGCTCTTTCTAATCAACTCCATTTTAGGCATTGTATGGTGAATTTTCCCACAAGTGTATACTTACAACATTCAGccaatttcacataatagtcATTTTCATCTAAGAGCACAGCAGGATACCCTTGTCTAGTAGTATGTATGGGGTCATTCAACACAATTGGGATCTCATTCTTAGACTGATTATACCTCAAGCGGGCTGCAAAGGATTGAAGAACAGTGTATGGAGCAGGTTCTAAAATTTTACCCTGTTTAACATTGTTACTAATGTTTTGCCCTTGTTGTTGGATGTTAGGAGGTCTAGCATTTCCTTGCGCAGCATTGTTCATCTGTTTATTTCTATCTATTTGAGAGTTAGGGTCATACCTAGTGAAGTTGTTGGAGATCTTTGGGAAATTGCTTTGGAAATCGATGGTTGTCCTGTTGCTTTGATTTGCTGAATTTGTTTCTCCTTGTTGACTGTTTTCCTGTCTTTGAGCCTGAGTTGAGCtttgtttttgaatttgttGGCTTTCCTTACCATTTACTACATTCCTTTGATCATTTGTTCTTTGCTGCATTTCCATGCCTGCAGGTTGTGTTTTGTGATTTGCTTGTTCCTGCCTTTGAGGCTGTGTTTGTCCTTTCTCTTCTCCCTTGTAATCTTCATTTGGCCTGACCTGTGAAGCATCAACAATAATGTGAGGAGTTAGATAGGATGAGTTACCTGTAATTCCAAAGGAAAAGTTTGAGGATTGTTCAGCATTCGATGAGGCCGCTGTATGCAACTTCATGTTGTTGCTGGTAGTATCTTGTTTCTCAATCAAATTTCCCCCAGGTTGTGTCTTGCTTCTTTCTCCCATTGTTGGTGTTCGAATTGCTTGAACCTCCCACACATTGTGTTGTTCTGCATTTCGACTAGAGACAAATTCATGTTCTTCATTATCTTGTCTCCCCTGTTGCAGTTTGAGTGTAGAATCATAGTGGGATAACGAATTGTTGTTGAAGTTGTTTCTTCCTTCAGTATTGTTAGAAGAATCTGCTAAGTGAACGTCAATAGACCGAAAGTTAGTCCCCATTATCGAGTTTCCATGGATTCCGGTGTTTTGAGCTTCTCGTACGCTGGACTTCTCACCGCCGGCGATTCCCCCGTCTCTTTTGCTTGAAATTTCAGTGCGATGCTCCTTATCAAAAGGGGGGTAAACCCCAGTACTCAATACGTTACAAGATTTGCTCGAAGTAGCTTGAATTTCAGTGCGCAGCCCAGGCGATTCCCTCGCGATTCTCACCAAATTCATTTCTCGATTGCTGTCAATTGGGAAAGTGGAATCGATTGATTTTTGAGTATTATGTAGATCGTGAGTAGTATTATGCAGTTCCACTATCGATTTTCCTCGATTCCACACAGAAATCCCTTGGGAAATATTTTCTCGTTCTCGATCAAGCTCCTCTAAAAACGTAACATTCTTCACATCTGTATCTATTGAATTCGAGGAATTGAGAGATGAATCATGGTGCGTGCCATACTGGGGTTTGTTGCCATCTTCATGGCGCCCCATTTGGCTTTGTTCCGTTTGTTTTGGGAGGTCCACCGGCGGCGCACGCGCCAGTGTAGCAGCACGCGTTTCAGATATTTTTGTAGCCGTTGTAACAGTAGGCGGGAGCGTCTGAAGAGAGAGAGATCTATTCAAGATTGCCTAAAAATTGAACTATTTTGTCCCCttggaatgactttcctaatccgattttggcaagtccacgaCTTGAATTTCtataactcatatcgttaggagagagccaTTATACATCATGCATGTCcatggtgtgtgcttgcatattatacccatacttactacaagtgtgtactaattgtatacatttatctacttttaggtgcaggtgcagctgGATGTTAGATGTTACGAGTAGATGCAGAAGTTATCAAGACACGGAACTTTCATTTGGATTTtgtaggacctcatgctttcgaggatgcttattGAGTTATTCTAGCGTAAacgtaggcatgagctagtggagtatgttccaccaGCGTTTCTTTCGTATTTACTTTCAgacgttgtattggtgccattttggcaactccACATTTATGActatatctttcatttgattatctttatttagatggttgttgtaaACACATATGAGTTTACATAGATAGTATTATGCGAGATCAATATTTTCCAATATAAAgtttaagtaaataaatttcaaatttttcgctaaaattaacctagatgaagtaacgacgACGTATATAGGATTGTCtatgacctctgagaggtcaacgatgccggtctaatctggggtctagattccggtcgtgaaaaacatggtatcagagcattaggttaaattccaaggataataagttcatatCAGCCACATCGACTACTTTCTAAGTTATGGTAGTAAAGTATACTACTATaatgaattagagactgcatgatgcgtaggaaaatttcatttcttctgatcttatcgtgctttcttgtatgtctgatttcttggtgttataaACGTATCTAACGtcaattcttatttatttcaaaaaatgaacacaaggggGAATGCTGAATGGGGAAGAGTAGGAGTAGTTGCTGCGGACAACCAAGTTCCACCTCAAGCTTCAGTTGTAGGAGTTGCCCTGAtagttaacccagctgggttgaatGATGCTGAGGTGCGGACAGCTTTGGCACAGATGGATCAAGCCATCACTGGCCCAGAGCAACAGACAAGAGGTTCAGCGGGAGAACACACCAGCACACAATAGGGCGAATAGGTTACTAGAATTTAAGAGCATGAATCCTCCAATATTTACAGGATCTAAGACTGTAGAGGACTCTCAAGAGTTCGTGGAGGAGGTACAGAAGATTCTGGTAGTGATGGGGGCCATGGAGATTGAGAAAGCTGAGCTAGCCTCGTACCTGCTGAAGAATGTTGCACAGGATTGatgcaagatgtggcaggatagcagGTCATTGGGCGGAGGTCCATTACATGGAGATGTTAAGGATATCTTTTCTGGAGAGGTTCTTCCCAAGAGATATGAGAGAGGCTAAGGTGGAGGAGTTCATCTATCTTAAGCAGGGCTCGATGACTATGAGagagtattccttgaaattaattacattatccaggtatgccacttctcttGTGTCGAAAacagggatgagatgagaagGTTCCTTACAAGGATCTTAaatgaattgaaagagtagtgtcggtctgcgatgctccatTATAGCATGGACATGTACAGGCTTATGGTATATGTCTAGCAGGTTTAGGATAGCCGGAAAGAAGAGGAGAGTCTGTGAGGTCATGAGGCCTAACCCTTTTGACCAGACAGGTTCCAGTACAGGTGGTGGCAGGAGCACTTTTGAAGTTCATGATAAGACCAGATTTAAAAAGGGGCATCAGAGTGCAGGGAACTCTAACTATGAGAGGAGTGCACCACCTAAAGGAGGCAAACCCAAGCCAAAAAATAGGAATGGAGGTGATGTGCAGCATCCCAGAAAAGAATGTGGCAAGTGTGGCTGTATTCGAAGTGGAGAATGGAGACTAGGCACAAATGCCTActtcaattgttgaaagatcAGACACATGGTCAGGGACTGCCGACATAATAGGGGTCAGGCtagaggtaatgctcagcctttGCCTAATCCCCAGAATGCTATTGCAGCCAAGACTCCTAAGAGGAACAGAAACACCTTAATGGGCAGGGAG comes from Solanum pennellii chromosome 1, SPENNV200 and encodes:
- the LOC107021433 gene encoding uncharacterized protein LOC107021433, whose product is MADFFWGWDKEKRKYHWASWDTMCLPLDEGVVDFQKQADIMGSILESKILSKGSSGSKKLHTGQSLEHMLDEAVWKTSEKGQFSCATAWEHIRHRKEKNNCSKNIWHKLIPFKISFLVWRALRGKLPTNERIIKFGREAAQCSCCYSPGEDTIDHIFVTGHFANNIWRFFSAVAGLPHEHSTIHTLLQKWRNLAQATEVQKLATRLLPVIILWNLWKNRCAAKYGAKQSNTA